A window of Hymenobacter siberiensis genomic DNA:
TTTCGTGGGCCGGGTTTGAAATCTGGGCTACTTTGAGTAACTTGCGGCCGATTTCAGGAAAGCAAGTAACGCAATGATAGTGCGTTAGCCCGGAATTAGTCATTAATTAACTTTGAATGAAGCGTTTACTCTCGATTCTCCTCTGCTTCGTCTCCCTGTCCGTTTTTGCTAACGAACCCGCTGCCGAGGGCGAAAAAGCCGAAGGCTTCAATCCCGGTGAAATGATTTTGCACCACATCGGCGATTCGCACGAGTGGCATTGGCTGGCCACCGATACCGGCAATTTCACCACCTACCTGCCCATTATCGCCTACCGCCCCGGCAAAGGGGTTTCGATATTCTCCTCCGAGAAAATCTCGAACGGCGAAGGAGAAGCCAGCGGCAAGGAGTATGATGGCCTAAAGCTCGACCACGAAAAGCTCGTGAGCACCGATGGCAGCAAGCTCTACGACTTCTCCATCACCAAAAACGTTGCCGGCCTCATCGGCAGCGCCGTGCTGATGCTGGTGGTGTTTATCTCCGTAGCCAGCGGCTACCGCAAGAACCACGGCCATGCCCCCAAGGGCATCCAGTCGTTCTTCGAGCCCATCATCGTCTTCATCCGCGACGAAGTAGCCAAGAAAAACATCGGCCCCAAGTACGAGCGCTACATGCCGTACCTGCTCACGGTGTTCTTCTTCATCTGGTTCAACAACCTGCTCGGCCTCACGCCCGGCGCGGCCAACCTCTCCGGCAACATCGCCGTGACCATGGTCTTGGCCCTGATGACGCTGGTTATCACCCTGGCCTCGAGCAATAAGTACTACTGGGCGCACATTTTCGCCACGCCCGGCGTGCCCAAGCCCTTGCTGCCCATCATGATTATCGTGGAAGTAATTGGTATTTTCACCAAGCCCTTCTCGCTCATGATTCGTCTGTTCGCC
This region includes:
- the atpB gene encoding F0F1 ATP synthase subunit A, whose amino-acid sequence is MKRLLSILLCFVSLSVFANEPAAEGEKAEGFNPGEMILHHIGDSHEWHWLATDTGNFTTYLPIIAYRPGKGVSIFSSEKISNGEGEASGKEYDGLKLDHEKLVSTDGSKLYDFSITKNVAGLIGSAVLMLVVFISVASGYRKNHGHAPKGIQSFFEPIIVFIRDEVAKKNIGPKYERYMPYLLTVFFFIWFNNLLGLTPGAANLSGNIAVTMVLALMTLVITLASSNKYYWAHIFATPGVPKPLLPIMIIVEVIGIFTKPFSLMIRLFANITAGHIVVLSFISLVFIFKSWAVAPVTLAFGLFINVLELLVALLQAFIFTLLTSMYIGGAVEEHHDADMQIGYSDDSEAAHAAH